The Citrus sinensis cultivar Valencia sweet orange chromosome 4, DVS_A1.0, whole genome shotgun sequence DNA segment aaataagtttttgcCGAAGAATATTTGCATTCTAAACTAAAAAAGGAGGGGCGGCCGCGCCCCGGGGGGGGGTTGTGAAGGAAGCATCAGGCGACTGTTTTCCACTTATCCTCCTCTTCCCTGCCTGCATTTTAGATGATTCTGATGCACCGGGTGCCGTGCCATGGTTGAGAAATGCATACCATCAAGTGAATTCTGAAAATCATATCCTTTTTGAGAATATTTGGTGCTAGACATTTGAATATGTTGCCAcaatttaaacaataaagattTTCTGCATTGATTTCTTATAATGGATATATTcatgtaattataatatgatatcTTTTGATTATTGACCCATTTGtttagaaagaagaaaaaaaaaaacatggtTGAAAGACAACTGTTACTTGACCTTATCTCAGTCTCTTCACTGCTGTTTGTTTCTTATAACTTCTGGTGGTAATGTAGCCAGAATGATGAGTTGAATTGTGGGTTGCTGACTTGTGATACATTTTGTAGGTGTTCATTAGGTGGTGTTACAAATAATGATGCCTGCTATGAAAAAGCTTTGGAAGTTTCAAATGATAAGTCAGCTCGAGCTAAGGTGATATTGGTTGCACAGAGAAAATGTAGTTCGCATTATGCTTGTACCATGATCATTTTTTAGTTAACATATCTTTATGTGAATCACAGGTCTCTAGCTCGTAGTGCATACAATAGAGGGGAGTACGAGACATCTAAAATCCTTCGGTATGTTGCTTTAATGCTTTACTTCTCTTTCTGTCACACAGTAATTTGCAGCATTGACAACTGATATGGCTGAATGACAATTTACCCTTGGTTTGTCTCAGGGAGGCTGCCATGGCCTTGAATTCTTTGTATCCGGATGGCTGGTTTGCTCTTGGTGCTGCTGCATTGAAGGTatcttatttttgtattaGTAGGTGTTTAGTTTGGAGagattttttatccttttgcCCCAAGTTTCTGAAACTCTCTGGCTGAAATATAGATACAGGCTCGGGATGTTGAAAAGGCTCTGGATGTGTTTACTCGGGCTGTTCAACTTGATCCAGAAAATGGGGAAGCTTGGAACATTATTGCTTGCTTGTATGCTCTTTTCTTTGTCACCATGTCATTCCATCCTCTTGCTCTGTATTCTTTAATATGGTGTCAATCACGTTCATCTTCTATCTGCAAGAGTATGCTTCCCATATTTGGTTTACTTTGTTTTGACTTTCCTGTTGCAGTTGttctatataaattttatatggttCCATATTCCCTTGATAAGTGAATTTAGTTGCTGCAAATGCTAAGAACTAGATAGTACTGTTATATTTAGGAATTGGGCAAATATTAGCCAGCTCTTTTGCGGATTATCCATAGCATATACGTCCGTCGTTTTCAAAGCGATTGAAGTTCTCCCTTTTGtcttatttaaaagaaaaaagcacaAATTGCTTCCCTCACATCTCTCTACAGtctcttttctctctgtttaattttttcttgtgcttattatttgtcttttaatgcattttttcttcttagttTATACTGTACTAGAATTTGTGCAGTCTCGATTTCATCTTGTATGTGAGTTACTGTGTTTTTTCGCAATTGTAGAAGTTTATTTAGCAGCATAATTATTAGTTAGTGAGACATTAATTGGTTAATACCACTTGTGACAAGATATGAAGAGCTACTTATTCTCTCTTCTagtacatttaaaaaattcatgacAAAAAATATCTGGGATGGTAAAATTCTCGTCAATTATAACCATGGAAGTCTTAAGATTTATGTAATCTTGCAGGCATATGATCAAGAATAAGAGCAAAGAGGCTTTTATAGCATTCAAGGAGGCCCTAAAGTTGAAGTTCTGTCTTTTTTCCCCCTGATCactacatttttattttctgtcaTGCGCAATGCAGTTGGATACTATGTGATCACAAGAGTTGGATACTATCTGATCACAAGAGTTGGATACTATCTGATCACAAGAACACTGTCATACATAATTTGTTGCTGCTAGGCAAAAGGTGATGTCTAATGTAATAACctataatatgattttgtaaCAGACGGAACGGTTGGCAATTGTGGGAAAACTACAGCCATGTTGCTTTGGATGTGGGCAATATTGGTCAGGTAACTGTGGTTGTGGGCTTAATGTCGATCATTTATCACTGAAATCTTTTGAGATGAAGTTGGCATTTTCTTAGCCACCCTCTTGATGGTTTTGATTGCTTCATGtatgttgtaatttttgtcAACTAATGAAAGCTGCAGAGATTTTGTCATCTTTTCatttacaagaatttgataGTTTGTAGCCCATTGTCATTTTTGCATATGTATGTTATTGTTCTTTTGACCTTTTGTACCTTAGCTTCATCCTTTTATGCAAGCAATTCTTTATCAAGAAATGTCTGGTTAACAATTTCTTCgcatgaatatttttatactcaTCATGGTCCTTGAACCGTCATGGTTAATGGGTTACAGattctcaaatttataattatttttttcaaggtcattttcttttgatatatGCAACTTGATGCATGACTTTCTAACCATTAACTCCCTGCCTTCACCgtcttataaatattttgacaaGTGGGGATTGTATGATTACTGTGTGCTAggaatttttttggttggaaaGAAATGGGAGGATTTTTCAAGAAGCTAGGGAGGAAAGAcgccaaattttttttggtggatAAAGCCTGCTGTCACTTTGGGCATCAATTTCTAATGAATGCAATAATGTTCCTTTCTTTGCTATTCATTAAAATTGAGTTGTTCTTGTTGGATGGCCTTCTTTTTACTTCCCATCTTTTTGCCTGCTTGTTGATTGTCATTTCTGCTTGTTGGCAGTCTTTTCCTGCagtgttaataatatttaattataatattagacATCAGTGTCCTCAACATGATCTGTCTCCCAAattattactcttttattcattatacTTTTAgcagtttctttatttttgttatattttatttttgcaggCTCTAGAGGCTGTGCAGATGGTGTTGAacattactaataataaaagaattgataCTGAATTATTAGAAAGAATAGTGCTAAATCTGGAAGGAAGGACTTCAGTTATAGAATCTGATTCTTGCAGGACTACCCATAATGTTAACAGCACTAATAACACTTGTGCAAAAGATTTACATGTAGAATCTGTCCATGTATCATCACTTGAGGGGTCAATCATGGGAAGATCACAAGAAAATGAGCATTTGATGGAGTTTCTGTGGAAAATTCTTCAGCAGGCTGCACATGTTTACATGATCATCTTTTTTCCGTCTTTTAATACTGAGCTAAGGGacattctctctctttcacaCACATATCCACAACACGTGTACATATTTCTCATATTTCTATGcgtttatattattatttctgaTCTTTCTTAGTTTATATGATAATTGTCTTTGGGCATATGATTCATATTTGCTGGGCATCCTATGGTCTGTGGGTCATTAATAATCCATAGTATCTGAATTTCTAGACAAAATTGGTCATTTTTGCAAATCATTTGGACGTATCTATGCAGCAGTTTACTATTTTAGTGCTTGCAGGAATTGGTATGCTTAAATTTTGGGCTCAAATTGTGTGAAAATAATCAAAGTGATATGCAAATTAATTCAAGCCACATGAGGAAAGAAtatcctttcttttttttcttttttttttcagcttaTGTTACAGGTTTCTCTGTATGGCATAGGTAGTTCGAAGTGAGAGTAGTGCAGATTTGTGGGGATTATATGCAAGGTGGCTTAAAAGTAAAGGAGATCTTACAATGTGCTCTGAAGCCCTCTTAAAGCAAGTCAGATCATATCAGGTATCTTCATAAATCTCATTATCTTATAATAAGTTAgcattatgttttattttgatgttGATGGAATTTGTTAATGCTaatcaaattttgttaatctctctctctctttttaaaaaaggcaaagaaaaagctttgtgatttcatttttgttttctaaatttgttaCCTAAAGGAATGACAAGTTGACAACTCAGCCTCTCTCtcactttctctctctgtgtGTCTGTGTCAGGGAACTGATTTGTGGAAAGAAAGAGATCGGTTTAAAAGGTTTTCATATGCATCCTTGGAACTTCGTAAGGTTTACATGgaaatttcttcctcttttggTAGCCGTCGAGAACTCTTTGCTGGTGAGATGCACCTGAAGAACGTACTTAAACAAGTATAACACCTTATAATTCGATATTTAAGACACTGACAGTTGGTATTACATTGACAGCAGTATAACAAAGAAGCAACTGAAAGTTATCTTTATATGAGAATGAAAGCTTTTCAGCAGCATAAGCCTTTCACTATTCAATTCCAAACAAGTTCCTCAGCATGATAACAAATTCGTAGACCTTTTCTGGGTCTGGAAGGATCCTGGCAACAGTATCTCTTTGCATGCACTTGTTCATCCATGCTGAGAAATTGGGGCACTCATTCTCAAGCTTAAATCCCCCAAATTTCTCAACCGCGTAAAACCAACAAGTCAGTGGAATGGCAATGACATCAACGAATCCAAAGCTATCGCCAAAGAAATCCTTCTCCCCTAAAGCTCCCTCAAGTGGCTTCAAAATCTCTATAAATTCATTCTTCGCCGTCTCGGGGACCTCGCCCTTGCTTTTCCATATGTTGCAGACCGCATCGAATGCCTGCCAAAAAAGTGGTGTCATCTTTTAAGTTCGCATTTAGAAAGATACAAACATTTAGACTTGAGAATTATAGACTGACCTTCTCAATAAAATCTGCCCAGAACCTTGCCTTAGCTCTCTCAGAAGCACAGGATGGGAGAAGTGGTGGCGAAGGCCAAGTCTCGTCAATTTAGTTAACTATAACAGTGGATTCACACAATGGTTCCCCATCGTGTAGCAAAACTGGGACTTTCTTGTAGATGGGGTTTGATTTGAGCAACAGGTCACTCTTGCCCCCGAACAAGTTCTCAGCTCTGGCTTCATATTCAAATCCTTTCTCAGCCAATGCAATCTTTGCTCTCAAGCAAAATGGGCTAGCCCAACAGTCCGAAAGAACAACCTCTCCCTTGGACATATTCACTTTCTTTGTTATTGTTTCTTTTAGTTGGTTGATAGTAATTAAACCTTGAGTATCAAGGTTGGTATTTATATAGGAGAAAAGATGAAATTCCCAAAGATTGTGTCGCAATCAAGGTTTGTTCGTTGGCACTTCCATAAAGGATGTAGCCTTGTTCTTATCATTTCTTAGTTTTTGAAGCTAAATGTTTTACTTGGCTTTCAACATGCACAAGAACAAGTTTGTCttgtgtaaataaaataaaatcataaaattccATTATTAGTgtaaaaccaaaataattaaaataataaaagtgagTTAGTCGCCCAGTTAATAGATTCTCAGGATGGGTCCTCTCTTGGGCTTGGTTTCGTGCGTGTGGACCTCCTCTTTATGAGCTTGTTGTCACACCATATTTGgtttctataaataaaataactaaaactcTCTTATCTAAGTaagaatattgttattttgaaataCCAACTCAATCTCTAACAAATCTTCAGATATAACTTAAGATTCTTGAGCTTCCAATATAAAACAAGTAAGATTAACATAACTTTTTCACTTCCTTCCATCAAAGAAGGGAAtaagttatataatttaatttatgtttaattaaattattttaaatgggtaataattataaatttttccactttatttaattaactagaTAAGACCATATTGTAAATTCTTACATTTATCACTTTaatctctttcctttttcattccAACTCCGGTACAAACTATTCCTTTTCAAAAAGTTGTACTCAAATTGATAAGTCTTGGAAGACCAAAAcactatttaaaatttattatttgcttTAGTAGCTTTCACGGGTGCAAGGTAAGGAACAAAACTCGGTGGATTTTATGACAAAAGCTTTATCTTATGTAGCACTTTTTTCGATATCTCGAACTTTACTCTTTAAGTATGTTGTATAATATTTCTACAGcaacaacaaacaaattataacCCTGAAAGATCTATATACACTTCGATCTCGAGCTAATTCTCTACAAAATATGGCACTAAGCAACAATGTAATCGGAGCCATCAACTTTGTTGCCGTACTTCTTTCAATCCCAGTCATTGGTGCCGGAATCTGGCTTGCCACCGAGGCAGACAATTCTTGTGTCAAGCTTC contains these protein-coding regions:
- the LOC127898709 gene encoding uncharacterized protein LOC127898709, with product MKRWDMAPYIEAIDSQQSSCFILKFFCDLLRIRWESTHSRTKGRALEMMDKLVEGISNSSPGVTQRIPFCYVIYVPTIPALRKEYAKLFVSCGLIGEAIKIFEVLDLWDNLIYCNCLLGKKAAAVELIKARLSEKPNDPTLWCSLGGVTNNDACYEKALEVSNDKSARAKLTYLYVNHRSLARSAYNRGEYETSKILREAAMALNSLYPDGWFALGAAALKARDVEKALDVFTRAVQLDPENGEAWNIIACLHMIKNKSKEAFIAFKEALKLKRNGWQLWENYSHVALDVGNIGQALEAVQMVLNITNNKRIDTELLERIVLNLEGRTSVIESDSCRTTHNVNSTNNTCAKDLHVESVHVSSLEGSIMGRSQENEHLMEFLWKILQQAAHVYMIIFFPSFNTELRDILSLSHTYPQHVYIFLIFLCVYIIISDLS